In Lepus europaeus isolate LE1 chromosome 9, mLepTim1.pri, whole genome shotgun sequence, the following are encoded in one genomic region:
- the SNTN gene encoding sentan has translation MCGCMHSTQDQALQSEGEPNTSAAAASTVASRKMPKSISTSKQLTSIKALEKGSDLEKAIATAALIFRNSSDPDGKLAKTTAKHLLQTQFRNFTEGQETKPKYKEILAELDEQTENKLDFEDFMILLLSITIMSDLLQNIWSPKTMK, from the exons ATGTGTGGCTGCATGCACAGTACCCAGGACCAAGCACTCCAATCGGAAGGGGAGCCCAATACATCTGCAGCTGCAGCATCCACTGTAGCATCCAGGAAAATGCCAAAAAG CATTTCAACATCCAAACAACTCACTTCAATAAAAG ctctggagaagggctcagatctggaaaaagccaTTGCCACTGCTGCTCTGATTTTCAGGAACTCTTCTGACCCGGATGGTAAACTTGCAAAAACTACTGCCAAACATCTTCTGCAAACCCAATTTAGGAATTTCACAGAG GGACaagaaaccaaaccaaaatacaaagaaatccTTGCTGAACTTGAtgagcaaacagaaaataaactcGACTTTGAGGACTTTATGATCTTACTCTTAAGCATCACTATCATGTCAGACTTGCTACAAAATATATGGAGTCCAAAAACTATGAAATAA